In the Malania oleifera isolate guangnan ecotype guangnan chromosome 1, ASM2987363v1, whole genome shotgun sequence genome, one interval contains:
- the LOC131158405 gene encoding probable carboxylesterase 17, whose product MFRRRSRKASTSQLSPSTAAVHMANDHPPAQRGPVVEEIRDLIKVYKDGHVERPHLIPIAPSSELAAVASIDFVIHKPTNLWVRLYVPSAGCALGSRLPLLVYFHGGGFCLGSVAWSCYHTFLDTLASKARCIIVSVNYRLAPENRLPAAYDDGFAVLTWLKQQLMGQNGNSSHHHGWWLNRVDPSSLFLAGDSAGGNIAYNVAVRVGSGSAPTFLWPLGLKGLILIQPFFGGEARTGSEMNGPGEVSELGLSLSASDTYWRLALPTGAGREHPWCNPLGRGAPRMGDFRLPATMVCVSEMDILKDRNLEFSSALAGAGEKIETQVYKGVGHAFQILHSSQLSQSRRHELMTHLKDFINYQD is encoded by the coding sequence ATGTTCAGAAGACGGTCGAGAAAGGCATCTACATCCCAGCTGTCCCCGAGCACAGCAGCTGTTCACATGGCCAATGATCATCCTCCTGCCCAGCGTGGCCCCGTGGTGGAAGAAATCCGGGACCTAATCAAAGTCTACAAAGATGGACACGTAGAAAGACCCCACCTCATCCCTATCGCTCCCTCTTCCGAACTCGCCGCCGTCGCCTCCATCGACTTTGTTATCCACAAACCCACAAACCTCTGGGTCCGTCTCTACGTCCCCAGCGCCGGCTGCGCCCTCGGCAGCCGCCTCCCTCTGCTCGTTTACTTCCACGGCGGCGGTTTCTGCCTCGGCTCCGTCGCTTGGAGCTGCTACCACACCTTCCTGGACACTCTCGCGTCCAAAGCCCGCTGCATCATCGTCTCCGTCAACTACCGCTTGGCCCCCGAGAACCGCCTTCCCGCCGCCTACGACGACGGCTTCGCCGTCCTCACATGGCTGAAACAGCAGCTCATGGGTCAAAACGGCAATTCAAGCCATCACCACGGCTGGTGGCTGAACCGCGTCGATCCCTCAAGCTTGTTCCTCGCCGGCGACAGCGCCGGCGGCAACATAGCTTACAATGTGGCGGTACGGGTCGGGTCTGGATCCGCACCCACCTTTCTGTGGCCGCTGGGGCTCAAGGGTCTCATCTTGATCCAACCCTTTTTCGGGGGAGAGGCGCGGACCGGGTCCGAGATGAATGGACCGGGTGAAGTGTCGGAGTTGGGGCTGAGCTTGTCCGCATCAGATACGTACTGGCGGCTGGCGCTGCCGACGGGGGCGGGGCGGGAGCATCCATGGTGCAACCCGCTGGGGCGGGGGGCGCCGAGGATGGGCGATTTCAGACTTCCAGCGACGATGGTGTGCGTGTCAGAGATGGATATATTGAAGGATAGAAACTTGGAGTTCAGCAGTGCATTGGCCGGCGCCGGTGAGAAGATAGAGACGCAGGTTTATAAGGGCGTGGGTCATGCCTTTCAAATTCTGCACAGCTCTCAGCTTTCCCAATCTCGCAGGCACGAGCTGATGACACATCTCAAGGACTTCATCAATTACCAGGACTAA